The Streptomyces seoulensis genome contains a region encoding:
- a CDS encoding YqgE/AlgH family protein, whose amino-acid sequence MTEVSSLTGRLLVATPALADPNFDRAVVLLLDHDEEGSLGVVLNRPTPVDVRDVLADWAALAGEPGVVFQGGPVSLDSALGIAVVPGGGEGEGAPLGWRRVHGAIGLVDLETPPELVASALGALRIFAGYAGWGPGQLQDELDQGAWYVVESEPGDISSPAPERLWREVLRRQRGDLAMVATYPDDPSLN is encoded by the coding sequence ATGACCGAGGTGTCATCGCTCACAGGGCGGCTGCTCGTGGCAACCCCCGCTCTGGCGGACCCGAACTTCGATCGCGCGGTGGTGCTCCTCCTCGACCACGACGAGGAGGGTTCCCTGGGAGTGGTCCTCAACCGCCCCACCCCGGTGGACGTGCGCGACGTGCTGGCCGACTGGGCGGCCCTGGCGGGCGAGCCCGGCGTGGTCTTCCAGGGCGGGCCCGTCTCGCTGGACTCCGCGCTCGGCATCGCCGTGGTCCCCGGCGGCGGCGAGGGGGAGGGCGCGCCGCTGGGCTGGCGCCGGGTGCACGGCGCGATCGGCCTGGTCGACCTGGAGACCCCGCCCGAACTGGTCGCCTCCGCCCTCGGCGCGCTGCGCATCTTCGCCGGGTACGCGGGCTGGGGGCCGGGCCAGCTCCAGGACGAGCTGGACCAGGGCGCCTGGTACGTGGTCGAGTCCGAGCCGGGCGACATCTCCTCCCCGGCCCCGGAGCGGCTGTGGCGCGAGGTGCTGCGCCGCCAGCGCGGAGACCTGGCGATGGTGGCCACGTATCCGGACGACCCATCGCTCAACTGA
- a CDS encoding DUF3039 domain-containing protein has protein sequence MSTLEPERGTGTGTLVEPTPQVSHGDGDHERFAHYVQKDKIMASALDGTPVVALCGKVWVPGRDPKKYPVCPMCKEIYESMSSGGDKGGDKDKK, from the coding sequence ATGAGCACTCTTGAGCCCGAGCGCGGGACTGGTACGGGGACCCTCGTAGAGCCGACGCCGCAGGTGTCCCACGGCGACGGCGACCATGAGCGCTTCGCCCACTACGTCCAGAAGGACAAGATCATGGCGAGCGCCCTGGACGGTACCCCCGTCGTGGCGCTGTGCGGCAAGGTCTGGGTGCCCGGCCGCGACCCGAAGAAGTACCCCGTCTGCCCCATGTGCAAAGAGATCTACGAGTCCATGAGCAGCGGTGGCGACAAGGGCGGGGACAAGGACAAGAAGTAA
- a CDS encoding beta-N-acetylhexosaminidase has protein sequence MPDVIPAPIGTEEGPGEGFVLGPGTGLAAGGEDAHGTERWLRTTLGAATGYALAPADGTGENAVRLRVDPRVTGELGAEGYRLDITPTGADLRGGGPAGLFWGAQTLRQLLGPDAFRRAPLPGRTWRLPPVRITDAPRFGWRGMLLDVARHFMPKEGVLRYLDLLAAHKLNVLHLHLTDDQGWRIEIGRYPRLTGTGSWRARTKFGHRSSPLWEAKPHGGHYTQDDIREIVSYAAERHITVVPEIDLPGHSQAAIAAYPELGNTDAVDTSALAVRDDWGISPYVLAPTEAVLRFYEGVLEEVLELFPSPFVHLGGDECPPDQWRRSPTARARAAELGLADVDGLRSWFAGHFGAWLAARGRRLAGWDEILDGPLPPGAVVSSWRGHRGGRTAARAGHDVVMCPEQHVYLDHRQAPGPDEPVPIGYVRTLADVYRFEPVPDGLTAEEARHVLGAQANVWTEVTEDAGRVDYQVFPRLAAFAEVVWSPPPEPGGRDLADFERRMGAHYRRLDALGVAYRPPGGPHPWQRRPGVPGRPFAGPPAEPEPPAPVPSDAHPDA, from the coding sequence ATTCCGGATGTGATTCCGGCGCCGATCGGGACGGAAGAGGGCCCCGGCGAAGGGTTCGTCCTCGGGCCCGGCACCGGTCTGGCGGCCGGGGGAGAGGACGCTCACGGCACCGAGCGGTGGCTGCGGACCACCCTGGGCGCGGCCACCGGCTACGCCCTGGCCCCGGCCGACGGCACCGGCGAGAACGCCGTACGGCTCCGCGTGGACCCCCGCGTCACCGGGGAACTCGGCGCCGAGGGCTACCGGCTCGACATCACGCCCACCGGCGCCGACCTGCGCGGAGGAGGTCCGGCCGGGCTGTTCTGGGGCGCCCAGACGCTACGGCAACTGCTCGGCCCCGACGCCTTCCGGCGGGCCCCGCTGCCCGGCCGGACCTGGCGGCTGCCGCCGGTGCGCATCACCGACGCGCCCCGCTTCGGCTGGCGCGGCATGCTGCTCGACGTGGCCCGGCACTTCATGCCCAAGGAAGGCGTGCTGCGCTATCTCGATCTGCTGGCCGCGCACAAACTCAACGTCCTCCACCTGCATCTGACGGACGATCAGGGATGGCGGATCGAGATCGGCCGGTACCCGAGGCTCACCGGGACCGGTTCCTGGCGCGCGCGGACCAAATTCGGCCACCGCTCGTCCCCTCTGTGGGAGGCGAAACCGCACGGCGGCCACTACACCCAGGACGACATCCGGGAGATCGTCTCCTACGCCGCCGAACGCCATATCACCGTCGTCCCGGAAATCGATCTTCCCGGCCACTCCCAGGCCGCCATCGCCGCCTATCCGGAACTCGGCAACACCGACGCCGTCGACACCTCCGCCCTCGCCGTCCGGGACGACTGGGGGATCTCCCCGTACGTGCTCGCCCCCACCGAGGCCGTCCTGCGCTTCTACGAGGGCGTGCTCGAAGAGGTGCTGGAGCTGTTCCCGTCGCCCTTCGTGCACCTCGGCGGCGACGAGTGCCCGCCGGACCAGTGGCGGAGATCGCCCACCGCGCGGGCCCGCGCGGCGGAACTCGGGCTCGCGGACGTGGACGGGCTGCGCTCCTGGTTCGCCGGCCACTTCGGCGCCTGGCTCGCCGCGCGCGGGCGCAGGCTCGCCGGCTGGGACGAGATCCTCGACGGCCCGCTGCCGCCCGGCGCGGTGGTCTCCTCCTGGCGCGGTCACCGGGGCGGCCGTACCGCCGCGCGGGCCGGGCACGACGTGGTCATGTGCCCCGAGCAGCACGTCTACCTCGACCACCGGCAGGCGCCCGGCCCGGACGAACCGGTGCCCATCGGCTACGTGCGCACCCTGGCCGACGTCTACCGGTTCGAGCCCGTCCCGGACGGCCTCACCGCCGAGGAGGCCCGCCATGTGCTGGGCGCCCAGGCCAATGTGTGGACCGAGGTGACCGAGGACGCCGGACGCGTCGACTACCAGGTCTTCCCCCGGCTCGCCGCGTTCGCCGAGGTCGTCTGGAGTCCGCCGCCCGAGCCCGGCGGGCGGGACCTCGCGGACTTCGAGCGCCGGATGGGCGCCCACTACCGGCGACTCGACGCGCTCGGCGTCGCCTACCGCCCGCCCGGCGGCCCCCATCCCTGGCAGCGGCGCCCCGGAGTACCGGGACGTCCCTTCGCCGGACCGCCCGCCGAGCCGGAACCCCCGGCCCCCGTGCCCTCGGACGCCCACCCGGACGCGTAA
- a CDS encoding FAD binding domain-containing protein has product MTTHAPQAAQAVTLPTTLDEAVAALTAMPAAVPVAGGTDLMAAVNSGQLRPAALVGLGRISEIRGWQYQDGHALLGAGLTHARMGRPDFAALIPALAAAARAAGPPHIRNAGTLGGNIASAAPTGDALPVLAALEATLIVAGPDGARREVPVSHLLAGVEMLRGGELIGYVRVPLLHAPQVFLKATGRTGPGRSVASVALVLDPARRGVRCAVGAIAPMPLRPLDAEQWVAQLIDWDNDRALVPEALQAFGEYVAAACIPDPVPEPDGTVVPLPPAVLHLRRTVAALARRALGRALS; this is encoded by the coding sequence TTGACCACGCACGCACCGCAGGCGGCACAGGCCGTCACGCTGCCCACGACGCTGGACGAGGCGGTGGCAGCCCTGACCGCCATGCCCGCCGCGGTCCCCGTCGCCGGCGGCACCGACCTCATGGCCGCCGTCAACTCCGGCCAGCTCAGGCCCGCCGCGCTGGTCGGCCTCGGCCGGATCAGCGAGATCCGCGGCTGGCAGTACCAGGACGGCCACGCCCTGCTCGGCGCCGGCCTCACCCACGCCCGCATGGGCCGCCCCGACTTCGCTGCGCTGATCCCGGCGCTCGCCGCCGCCGCGCGCGCCGCCGGACCGCCGCACATCCGCAATGCGGGCACCCTCGGCGGCAACATCGCCTCCGCCGCCCCGACCGGCGACGCGCTGCCGGTGCTGGCCGCGCTGGAGGCGACGCTGATCGTCGCGGGCCCGGACGGCGCCCGCCGCGAGGTCCCCGTCTCGCACCTGCTGGCCGGCGTGGAGATGCTGCGCGGCGGCGAACTCATCGGCTACGTCCGGGTCCCGCTGCTGCATGCCCCCCAGGTCTTCCTCAAGGCCACCGGGCGCACCGGGCCCGGCCGCTCGGTCGCCTCCGTCGCCCTCGTCCTCGACCCCGCCCGGCGCGGAGTGCGGTGCGCGGTGGGCGCCATAGCGCCCATGCCGCTGCGCCCGCTGGACGCCGAGCAGTGGGTCGCGCAGCTCATCGACTGGGACAACGACCGCGCGCTCGTCCCCGAAGCCCTCCAGGCGTTCGGCGAGTACGTCGCCGCGGCCTGCATCCCCGACCCGGTGCCGGAGCCGGACGGCACGGTCGTCCCGCTGCCGCCCGCGGTACTGCACCTGCGGCGCACCGTCGCCGCGCTGGCCCGACGAGCACTGGGGAGGGCGCTGTCGTGA
- a CDS encoding (2Fe-2S)-binding protein codes for MTDDQHGHGDDTSQGGGRWNPLPQGEYDDGATAFVQLPEGGIDALLAGDSPLAAPGHGFVPPRITTPPEGEGHHAWGAPQDQWPAQDTAAPQQPHGDDRFTYQPEAQGHWTTEESAAAPGHDVTGQWSVPVAGGELPDESGEFTTSALAEQWGAAPPVLPGGAAAPWVTDTIGGAWGPQEPAAPEPEEAGPGYEHEPAESAESADPGDLGEDAGSPAEAPEGVSDGPSAEEAYEEPEAALEATEEPLAADEADTAVEAAEDEDEAPPPPPQDEHPLASYVLRVNGADRPVTDAWIGESLLYVLRERLGLAGAKDGCSQGECGACNVQVDGRLVASCLVPGVTAAGSEVRTVEGLAAGGHPSDVQRALARCGAVQCGFCVPGIAMTLHDLLEGNPAPTELETRQALCGNLCRCSGYRGVLDAVREVVAEREAGIGADVEPDADTARIPHQAPPGSGGVNPSAFEAPGVFGAFGAPQDHPHDPHHGQDGGQA; via the coding sequence GTGACGGACGACCAGCATGGACACGGAGACGACACGTCCCAGGGCGGGGGCCGCTGGAACCCGCTGCCCCAGGGCGAGTACGACGACGGCGCGACCGCCTTCGTCCAGCTCCCCGAGGGCGGCATCGACGCCCTGCTGGCCGGTGACAGCCCGCTGGCCGCGCCGGGCCACGGCTTCGTGCCGCCGCGGATAACGACCCCGCCGGAGGGCGAGGGCCACCACGCCTGGGGCGCGCCCCAGGACCAGTGGCCCGCGCAGGACACCGCCGCGCCCCAGCAGCCGCACGGCGACGACCGGTTCACCTACCAGCCCGAGGCGCAGGGGCACTGGACCACCGAGGAGTCCGCCGCCGCGCCCGGCCACGACGTCACCGGGCAGTGGTCCGTGCCGGTCGCCGGGGGCGAGCTGCCCGACGAGTCCGGCGAGTTCACCACCTCCGCCCTGGCCGAGCAGTGGGGCGCCGCCCCGCCGGTCCTGCCCGGCGGCGCCGCCGCGCCCTGGGTCACCGACACCATCGGCGGGGCCTGGGGGCCGCAGGAGCCCGCGGCGCCCGAGCCGGAAGAGGCCGGCCCCGGCTACGAGCACGAACCCGCCGAGTCCGCGGAGTCCGCCGACCCCGGCGACCTCGGCGAGGACGCCGGGAGCCCCGCGGAGGCCCCTGAGGGCGTCTCTGACGGCCCGTCGGCCGAAGAGGCGTACGAGGAGCCGGAGGCGGCCCTCGAGGCCACGGAAGAGCCTCTCGCGGCCGACGAGGCGGACACCGCCGTCGAGGCCGCCGAGGACGAGGACGAGGCCCCGCCGCCACCGCCCCAGGACGAACACCCCCTCGCCTCCTACGTGCTGCGCGTCAACGGCGCCGACCGGCCCGTCACCGACGCCTGGATCGGCGAGTCCCTGCTCTACGTGCTGCGCGAGCGGCTCGGCCTCGCGGGCGCCAAGGACGGCTGCTCGCAGGGCGAGTGCGGGGCGTGCAACGTCCAGGTCGACGGACGGCTCGTGGCCTCCTGCCTGGTCCCCGGCGTCACCGCCGCGGGCAGCGAGGTCCGCACCGTCGAGGGCCTGGCCGCCGGCGGTCACCCCTCCGACGTGCAGCGGGCGCTCGCCCGGTGCGGCGCCGTGCAGTGCGGCTTCTGCGTACCCGGCATCGCCATGACCCTGCACGACCTGCTGGAGGGCAACCCCGCCCCCACCGAGCTGGAGACCCGCCAGGCGCTCTGCGGCAACCTCTGCCGCTGCTCCGGCTACCGGGGCGTCCTCGACGCCGTCCGCGAGGTCGTCGCCGAGCGCGAGGCCGGTATCGGCGCCGACGTGGAGCCGGACGCCGACACCGCGCGCATCCCGCACCAGGCACCCCCCGGCTCCGGCGGCGTCAACCCCTCGGCGTTCGAAGCACCCGGCGTCTTCGGGGCGTTCGGTGCCCCGCAGGACCACCCGCACGACCCGCACCACGGCCAGGACGGAGGCCAGGCGTGA